From the genome of Mycobacterium dioxanotrophicus, one region includes:
- a CDS encoding DUF5078 domain-containing protein — protein MAATVGAVPALASADATDDYPIPNRILKTPCTAEQIMAAARDVEPVYYERYMIDYNNKPAADQQGAQDRIHWFFSLDYAGRRQYSEDTATNAFYENMSWRWPNWAKLFFNNKGVAARTTDVCMNYPAGDMSVWNWT, from the coding sequence ATGGCCGCGACAGTGGGAGCCGTTCCGGCGCTCGCCTCGGCCGATGCCACCGACGACTACCCGATCCCGAACCGCATTCTCAAAACGCCGTGTACCGCTGAGCAGATCATGGCTGCCGCACGTGATGTCGAACCGGTGTACTACGAGCGCTACATGATCGACTACAACAACAAGCCGGCGGCCGATCAGCAAGGTGCCCAGGACCGGATCCACTGGTTCTTCTCGCTGGACTACGCCGGACGGCGTCAGTACTCCGAGGACACGGCCACCAACGCGTTCTACGAGAACATGTCCTGGCGGTGGCCGAACTGGGCCAAGTTGTTCTTCAACAACAAAGGAGTGGCCGCCCGTACCACCGACGTCTGCATGAACTACCCGGCAGGCGACATGTCGGTGTGGAACTGGACCTGA
- a CDS encoding threonine/serine exporter family protein, which translates to MSETVEHVDDEQRAVVDYLARLGAAMLAADYSVDYVRMVLTRASDRFRLEPRFLILPNYIQVGESCDSRIEHVGESLRYDQAFQLGALVRRTYRNFISPSDGTAELDRILALPRPLPWWVNMIGYAVQSAAYGLILQPTPVGLVAATGFGLVVGALDIIARFNAAFLRLLPFISAFIVTFAAFSIGRLLHMGQDSLRVLIPPLTLFLPGVGITLAILEASTGEVVSAAARLTQGFTRLAQLALGIVLGIQALGITQWELTDAPRNLLGPWAPWLGVAVYGVGIMLYHGPPRRFMPWLLLILYVSYAAQFGTAELFGAYTSGFGGGLALMICTLALGELRSTPSSRVLLVPGFWLMVPSSIGLVGITEIVGGDGDSTNAIILMLVSMLSISLGFQAGRAIWALIPPRIRFRDDAEY; encoded by the coding sequence GTGTCCGAGACGGTTGAGCACGTCGACGACGAGCAGCGCGCAGTCGTCGACTATCTGGCGCGGCTCGGTGCCGCGATGCTCGCCGCCGACTATTCGGTCGACTATGTGCGGATGGTGCTCACCCGTGCCAGCGACCGCTTTCGTCTCGAACCTCGTTTTCTGATCTTGCCGAACTACATCCAGGTCGGCGAATCCTGTGACAGCCGTATCGAGCATGTCGGGGAGAGCCTGCGCTACGACCAGGCGTTCCAACTCGGCGCATTGGTGCGCAGAACGTATCGGAACTTCATCAGTCCCTCGGACGGCACCGCTGAGCTCGACCGGATTCTGGCGCTGCCCCGCCCGCTTCCGTGGTGGGTCAACATGATCGGGTACGCAGTGCAGAGCGCGGCGTACGGACTGATCCTGCAGCCGACTCCGGTCGGGTTGGTGGCGGCCACCGGTTTCGGCTTGGTCGTCGGGGCTCTCGATATCATCGCGCGCTTCAATGCCGCATTCCTGCGGCTCCTGCCGTTCATCAGCGCGTTCATCGTCACGTTCGCGGCGTTCAGCATCGGACGGCTGCTGCACATGGGGCAGGACAGTCTGCGGGTGCTCATACCGCCGCTGACGTTGTTCCTGCCCGGTGTCGGCATCACGCTGGCAATACTCGAGGCGTCTACCGGTGAAGTCGTCTCCGCGGCGGCCCGCCTCACGCAAGGGTTCACCCGGCTGGCACAGCTCGCGCTCGGGATCGTGCTCGGCATCCAAGCCCTCGGCATCACGCAGTGGGAGTTGACCGACGCACCGCGAAACCTCCTCGGCCCTTGGGCGCCGTGGCTGGGGGTTGCGGTGTACGGCGTGGGAATCATGCTCTACCACGGGCCGCCCCGCCGATTCATGCCCTGGCTGCTGCTCATCCTGTACGTCAGCTACGCCGCTCAATTCGGCACCGCTGAACTCTTCGGTGCGTACACCAGCGGATTCGGTGGTGGCTTGGCACTCATGATCTGCACCTTGGCGCTGGGTGAGCTGCGCAGTACCCCGTCCTCACGGGTCCTGCTCGTACCCGGGTTCTGGCTCATGGTGCCCAGCTCGATCGGTCTGGTCGGCATCACCGAGATCGTCGGCGGCGACGGCGACAGCACCAACGCGATCATTCTGATGCTGGTCTCGATGTTGTCGATCTCGCTGGGATTCCAGGCCGGGCGCGCCATCTGGGCGCTCATACCGCCCCGCATCCGCTTCCGCGACGACGCAGAATATTGA
- the phoU gene encoding phosphate signaling complex protein PhoU, with product MRHAFRAQLDALHGGIANLCDHAGSAMDHATEALLQADLQIAEDVIDRYNDIAYLCTSLESDALVILARQAPVAGDLRAVVSSLKDVADLQRMGALATHVARISRRRHPAIAVPAEVADYFGEMGRIAVRLSEDTKNVVLARDPDQAAQLNVDDEAMDELHRELFAQVMNPGWSHGTVTAVDVTLLSRYYERFADHAVDVANRVIYQTTGKQQR from the coding sequence ATGCGGCACGCCTTTCGCGCGCAGCTCGACGCCCTCCACGGTGGGATCGCGAACCTGTGCGATCACGCCGGATCTGCCATGGACCACGCCACCGAGGCGCTGTTGCAGGCTGACTTGCAGATCGCCGAAGACGTCATCGACCGCTACAACGACATCGCCTACCTGTGCACATCGCTCGAATCCGACGCGCTGGTGATCCTGGCTCGGCAAGCCCCCGTGGCCGGTGATCTGCGAGCGGTGGTGAGCTCGCTCAAAGATGTGGCCGACCTCCAGCGCATGGGTGCGCTGGCGACGCATGTCGCGCGGATCAGCCGACGACGCCATCCCGCGATCGCAGTACCCGCCGAGGTTGCCGACTATTTCGGCGAGATGGGCCGCATCGCCGTGAGACTCAGCGAGGACACGAAAAACGTTGTGCTGGCTCGGGATCCAGACCAAGCCGCGCAATTGAACGTCGATGACGAAGCGATGGACGAGCTGCACCGAGAACTGTTCGCACAGGTGATGAACCCGGGCTGGTCACACGGCACCGTCACGGCCGTCGACGTCACATTGCTGAGCCGCTACTACGAACGCTTCGCCGACCACGCTGTCGATGTCGCCAACCGCGTCATCTACCAAACGACGGGGAAACAGCAGCGCTGA
- a CDS encoding alpha/beta fold hydrolase, with protein sequence MERTAQAWLEAGAHFEWVPTEPMRHARTLNIFHAEFGDPEAPVLLMVHGFPTSSIDWQDVVGELSADYRACVLDLPGFGFSDKPKGENYTLRRDSELLGYYLVDVLGAHEGAVVAHDRGDSVALAFARRCSTGQTPFAVSNLVLSNGNIFLPLSNLNEFQRLVLHPESAPATIAAITPQILAAGLGQTTFTPRRGLDDPAIAALADTFGVNDGIGVIHDTIQYLVERSEHEQEWLQALAVMPVKTTVVWGLYDEISPLRVAAYVWNNYLATKPGANEFWLLPGANHYLQNDQPAQFVQVLSATLSNSSPTAPGAVSADPQAPVFLDRSRPQLPTAQEMLAGA encoded by the coding sequence ATGGAACGAACTGCCCAGGCGTGGCTCGAAGCGGGTGCTCACTTCGAGTGGGTTCCGACCGAACCCATGCGGCATGCCCGCACCCTGAACATCTTCCACGCCGAATTCGGCGATCCCGAGGCGCCGGTGCTGCTCATGGTGCACGGGTTTCCGACCAGCAGTATCGACTGGCAGGACGTGGTGGGGGAGCTCAGTGCCGACTATCGCGCGTGCGTCCTCGATCTGCCCGGCTTCGGATTCTCGGACAAGCCCAAGGGCGAGAACTACACCCTGCGGCGCGACAGTGAGTTGCTCGGCTACTACCTGGTCGACGTCCTCGGTGCGCACGAGGGCGCTGTCGTCGCACACGATCGCGGCGACAGTGTCGCGCTGGCGTTCGCGCGCCGCTGTAGCACGGGGCAGACGCCGTTCGCGGTGTCCAATCTGGTGCTCAGCAACGGCAATATCTTTCTGCCCTTGTCGAATCTGAACGAGTTCCAACGACTCGTCCTGCATCCTGAATCGGCTCCCGCGACGATCGCGGCGATCACGCCCCAGATCCTCGCCGCCGGCTTGGGGCAGACGACGTTCACGCCGCGGCGTGGACTGGATGATCCGGCGATCGCTGCGCTGGCAGACACCTTCGGTGTCAACGACGGCATCGGCGTCATTCACGACACCATCCAGTATCTGGTGGAACGATCCGAGCACGAGCAGGAATGGCTGCAGGCGCTGGCCGTCATGCCGGTGAAAACCACTGTGGTGTGGGGGTTGTACGACGAGATATCGCCCCTCCGGGTCGCGGCGTACGTCTGGAACAACTACCTCGCGACCAAGCCGGGCGCTAACGAGTTCTGGCTGCTGCCGGGCGCCAACCACTACCTGCAGAACGATCAGCCTGCACAATTCGTGCAGGTTCTCAGCGCCACTCTGTCGAATAGCTCGCCCACCGCACCGGGTGCGGTGAGCGCCGATCCGCAGGCGCCGGTGTTCCTCGATCGGTCGCGGCCGCAACTGCCCACAGCACAGGAAATGCTTGCCGGAGCCTAG
- a CDS encoding protein kinase domain-containing protein → MNRRQSMVDGDRFPTQRDGRAVAAELGAAGLADALEIGRGGFGIVYRCRQPDLDRTVAVKVLIDVGDGNRERFLREERAMGRLTGHRHIMSVLQVGQTDSGYPYLVMPYFAAGSLDVRIRRHGAMTVGDALELGEKLAGALAAAHQMGILHRDIKPGNVLYSDDGEPVLSDWGIARIAGGFQTATGTFTGSPAFTAPEILGGNVPSHASDIYALGASLFCALTAHVPFERRSGEQVVAQFLRIATEPAPDLRVSGIPDDVASLIESAMSRRPEQRPAADAFRDMLRAARIRRGRAGTAALPTSESSHPDRPQLSGLAGRTLGSLPPELTSFVGRRAELAKVRDLLARSRLVTLTGVGGVGKTRLALRAAAKASRRFADGVRVVELSELHDASMLVYAIAAGLGLREDLVRSQQDVLVEFLSCRKLLLVMDNCEQVVDAAAKLAEWLLSACPDLRMLITSRERLGVAGESILRLSPLGSDAVDLFAARAAQSVPGFRVSEGNRSTVAAICSKVDGLSLGIELAAARLRAMSPEQLLQRLHNRYALLSNATRGAPQRQQTLGYSIGWSYDLCTPSEQRVWSHLSVFAGSFVLEAAEYICAADLSTEAFDDILTALVDKSVVIRTEAEGSVRFRLIDTLRHYGLDRIEDVAEFHELRMRHLYWYRSWAGQAAADFFGPRQLDWIRFVEAEIHNFREAAEFALTVPGGDPLELIVALQWYGIAHGTFNETRRALEQGLAAVPQEPTIVRVKALHALAMIAGGQGDITTAAGCATEARGLAAQLADPVANGLASIAEGFAAVLNSQLDIAAAHLDDAIAASDDPIVQISAMMLRGWVLQAHGDTGRALVWQEKALAIAVSAGETAFQSYGLWSIGIGWWRHGNVDRAEQLLQQGIQLAQLVDDARQCAALLEALGWIANARGNPHRAAVLLGAAEHLGRSSGVSPSPLPDLAAFHDECEQSACEALGATAFHSAWLEGSAFGLDESVRYALDADPGTR, encoded by the coding sequence GTGAATCGCAGGCAGTCGATGGTGGACGGCGATCGCTTCCCGACCCAGCGCGACGGCAGGGCTGTCGCGGCGGAGTTGGGCGCCGCTGGGCTGGCCGACGCGCTGGAAATCGGTCGTGGCGGGTTCGGCATTGTCTACAGGTGTCGTCAGCCCGACCTGGACCGCACAGTAGCCGTCAAGGTTCTCATCGACGTCGGCGACGGAAACCGGGAGCGCTTCCTGCGCGAAGAGCGGGCGATGGGCAGACTGACCGGTCATCGCCACATCATGAGCGTCCTGCAAGTCGGCCAAACGGACAGTGGCTACCCGTATCTGGTCATGCCGTATTTCGCGGCGGGCTCGCTCGACGTCCGAATCCGCCGGCACGGCGCGATGACGGTGGGCGACGCGTTGGAGTTGGGTGAGAAGCTCGCGGGGGCGTTGGCCGCGGCCCACCAGATGGGGATCCTGCACCGCGACATCAAGCCAGGCAATGTTCTGTACAGCGATGACGGCGAGCCGGTACTGAGCGACTGGGGTATCGCCAGGATTGCCGGCGGCTTCCAGACCGCGACCGGGACATTCACCGGCTCACCAGCTTTCACGGCCCCCGAGATCCTCGGCGGGAACGTGCCCAGCCATGCCTCGGACATCTACGCGTTGGGAGCTAGTCTCTTCTGCGCGCTCACCGCACACGTACCTTTCGAGCGGCGCAGCGGAGAACAGGTGGTGGCGCAGTTTCTTCGGATCGCCACCGAACCGGCCCCCGACCTTCGCGTCAGCGGGATACCCGACGATGTCGCGAGCCTCATCGAGTCGGCAATGAGTCGGCGACCCGAGCAGCGGCCGGCCGCTGACGCGTTCCGCGACATGCTGCGAGCTGCTCGCATCCGCCGTGGCCGCGCCGGAACTGCTGCGTTACCCACATCGGAGAGTTCTCATCCGGACCGGCCGCAGCTGTCGGGCCTGGCCGGGAGAACCCTCGGAAGCCTGCCTCCCGAACTCACCAGCTTCGTGGGACGACGCGCGGAATTGGCCAAGGTGAGAGACCTCCTGGCCCGCTCTCGGCTCGTCACCCTCACCGGGGTGGGCGGCGTCGGCAAGACGCGTCTGGCGTTGCGCGCCGCCGCAAAGGCGTCGCGGAGGTTCGCGGACGGCGTCCGCGTGGTCGAGCTGAGTGAGCTCCACGACGCCTCCATGCTCGTCTATGCGATAGCCGCGGGATTGGGGCTGCGCGAAGACCTAGTCAGGTCGCAGCAGGACGTGCTCGTCGAGTTCCTCTCCTGCCGCAAGTTGCTGCTCGTGATGGACAACTGTGAGCAAGTGGTTGATGCGGCAGCGAAACTGGCGGAGTGGTTGCTGTCAGCTTGCCCGGACTTGCGGATGCTGATCACCAGCCGCGAGCGGCTGGGGGTCGCCGGGGAATCGATCCTGCGCCTGTCGCCGTTGGGATCTGACGCGGTGGACCTGTTCGCCGCGCGGGCGGCTCAGTCTGTACCCGGCTTCCGCGTATCGGAGGGGAACAGGAGCACGGTCGCCGCAATCTGTTCCAAGGTGGACGGTTTGTCGCTCGGCATCGAGTTGGCCGCGGCGCGCTTGCGCGCGATGTCTCCCGAGCAGTTGCTGCAGCGGCTGCACAATCGATATGCGTTGTTGTCGAACGCGACGCGGGGTGCGCCGCAACGGCAGCAGACCCTCGGTTACAGCATCGGTTGGAGCTATGACCTGTGCACTCCCTCGGAACAACGTGTGTGGTCACACCTATCGGTATTCGCCGGGAGCTTCGTGTTGGAGGCAGCCGAATACATCTGCGCCGCTGACCTTTCGACCGAAGCCTTCGATGACATCCTCACTGCGCTCGTCGACAAATCAGTTGTGATCAGGACTGAGGCCGAAGGTTCTGTACGTTTTCGGTTGATCGATACGCTGCGCCATTACGGCCTCGACCGCATCGAGGACGTCGCCGAATTTCATGAGCTGCGGATGCGACACCTCTACTGGTACCGATCGTGGGCGGGCCAGGCCGCGGCCGACTTTTTCGGACCACGTCAGCTCGACTGGATACGGTTCGTCGAAGCCGAGATCCACAACTTCCGCGAAGCCGCGGAGTTCGCCCTGACGGTCCCAGGCGGCGACCCTCTGGAGTTGATCGTCGCACTGCAGTGGTACGGCATTGCCCACGGGACATTCAACGAGACGCGGCGAGCTCTGGAACAAGGTCTGGCTGCGGTTCCTCAGGAACCCACGATCGTCAGAGTCAAAGCGCTGCACGCGCTTGCGATGATTGCCGGCGGGCAGGGCGACATCACGACCGCAGCTGGATGTGCTACTGAGGCGCGCGGGCTGGCGGCCCAACTGGCCGACCCCGTGGCGAACGGGCTGGCCTCCATCGCTGAGGGGTTCGCCGCAGTACTGAACAGCCAATTAGACATCGCAGCAGCGCATCTCGACGATGCCATCGCTGCGAGCGATGACCCCATCGTGCAGATTTCCGCCATGATGCTGCGAGGCTGGGTGCTACAAGCCCACGGCGACACCGGACGGGCCCTGGTCTGGCAGGAGAAGGCATTGGCCATCGCGGTGTCTGCCGGCGAGACGGCCTTCCAGTCCTACGGGTTGTGGTCCATCGGGATCGGGTGGTGGCGACACGGCAACGTCGATCGGGCTGAACAGCTACTGCAGCAAGGGATTCAGCTTGCACAACTGGTCGACGACGCCAGGCAGTGCGCGGCTCTGCTGGAGGCGCTGGGGTGGATCGCGAACGCCAGAGGAAACCCGCATCGTGCGGCGGTGCTTCTGGGTGCGGCCGAGCATCTGGGCCGTTCGTCTGGCGTTTCCCCGTCCCCGCTTCCCGACCTCGCTGCTTTCCACGACGAGTGTGAACAGTCCGCGTGCGAGGCGCTCGGCGCGACGGCATTCCACTCAGCCTGGCTGGAGGGTAGTGCTTTCGGGCTCGACGAGTCAGTGCGCTACGCGCTGGACGCCGACCCTGGAACCCGCTGA
- a CDS encoding MmpS family transport accessory protein, which produces MTKALRRMWLPVLIIVAVVAGGLMVMNVRKVFGSNPVVVTDKSSDNAEDFNPKIVKYEIFGSGATAVINYMDLEGKPQRVPSTPLPWTLTLQTTLPSVMPNIMAQGDGDSIGCRVTVDDEVKQERTATGMNAETFCFVKAA; this is translated from the coding sequence ATGACCAAGGCGCTGCGACGAATGTGGCTCCCTGTTTTGATCATCGTCGCTGTAGTGGCGGGCGGCCTGATGGTGATGAACGTGCGGAAGGTTTTCGGTTCGAATCCCGTTGTCGTGACGGACAAATCCTCGGACAACGCCGAGGACTTCAATCCCAAGATCGTCAAGTACGAGATCTTCGGCTCGGGGGCGACGGCAGTGATCAACTACATGGATCTGGAAGGCAAGCCTCAGCGCGTGCCGAGCACGCCGTTGCCGTGGACGTTGACGCTGCAGACCACGCTGCCTTCGGTGATGCCCAACATCATGGCCCAGGGCGACGGCGACAGCATCGGTTGCCGCGTCACCGTCGATGACGAGGTCAAACAGGAGAGGACCGCTACCGGCATGAACGCCGAAACCTTCTGCTTTGTGAAGGCCGCATGA
- a CDS encoding YncE family protein yields the protein MTNSGHAMVGRAAARRLLDVAVTGVLAAAGCTGGSAGPQSLPWQQVSTLDLTGGTGRFDYQALDAGRGLLFVAHMGAGQLVEVDLTHHRVLRTVNDLPDVHGVIVVPEQRRVYATVTARNQLVALDEDSAATVFTASTAAYPDGLAYDPLRHTVWSTNESAGNETVVDAGAGAVVATVPLGGDVGNVVYDPAIDRMVVAVQGRGDLAVVDPVSKSVVDRIATPGCDHPHGQVLDNVHQVMFVGCEGNATLATVDLAGRTVVDTLPVGDSPDVLAYDPPRGRVYVATESGWVSIADHDRGHLHARGSAHVADGAHTVAVDPVTGQSYLPVADNGHGTPQLWEYRPSAALSR from the coding sequence GTGACTAACTCAGGTCACGCAATGGTGGGGCGGGCCGCGGCTCGGCGTCTGCTCGACGTTGCGGTGACCGGCGTTCTTGCCGCGGCGGGGTGCACGGGTGGCTCGGCCGGTCCACAGTCCTTGCCATGGCAACAGGTGTCGACGCTCGATCTGACCGGTGGCACAGGGCGTTTCGATTACCAGGCACTCGATGCTGGAAGAGGTCTGTTGTTCGTGGCGCATATGGGTGCCGGTCAACTCGTCGAGGTCGATCTGACCCACCACCGGGTGCTGCGTACCGTGAACGACCTGCCAGATGTGCACGGCGTGATCGTGGTGCCCGAGCAGAGGCGGGTCTATGCGACCGTGACGGCTCGCAACCAGCTGGTGGCGCTCGACGAGGACAGCGCCGCCACCGTCTTTACCGCTTCGACTGCCGCCTATCCGGATGGTCTGGCCTACGACCCGCTACGGCATACGGTGTGGAGCACCAATGAAAGTGCCGGAAACGAAACCGTTGTCGACGCCGGAGCCGGTGCGGTGGTGGCGACCGTGCCTCTTGGCGGCGATGTCGGCAACGTCGTCTACGATCCCGCCATCGACCGCATGGTGGTTGCCGTACAAGGCCGTGGTGACCTGGCGGTGGTCGATCCCGTCTCGAAGTCGGTCGTCGACCGCATTGCGACTCCGGGATGCGATCACCCACATGGCCAGGTGCTCGACAACGTCCACCAGGTGATGTTTGTTGGCTGCGAAGGCAACGCCACCCTGGCCACAGTCGATCTCGCGGGCCGTACCGTCGTCGACACGCTGCCGGTGGGTGATTCGCCCGATGTGCTCGCCTACGATCCGCCGAGAGGTCGGGTGTACGTCGCCACTGAAAGCGGCTGGGTGAGCATCGCCGACCACGACCGCGGACATCTGCACGCGCGCGGATCGGCTCACGTCGCCGACGGGGCTCATACCGTGGCCGTGGACCCCGTAACCGGCCAGAGCTATCTCCCTGTTGCCGACAACGGTCACGGCACACCGCAGTTGTGGGAATACCGACCGAGCGCGGCTTTGTCCCGATAA
- a CDS encoding MMPL/RND family transporter, whose translation MSAPTDDAPTDAIPAARHAAPPRPRLPRFIRTFAVPIILAWIAIVAVLNTVVPQLEEVGKLRAVSMSPNDAPSMIATKRVGKVFQEYDTSSSVMIVLEGDQPLGADAHDFYDKMVRDLRADTTHVQHVQDFWGDSLTAKGAQSADGKAAYVQVYIAGDQGETLANESVEAVRHIATESPAPPGVKAYVTGPAATSTDQNAVGDKSMEMIEMVTFAVIAVMLLGVYRSVITMLIVMVMVVLELSAARGLVAFLGFHNVFGLTTFATNLVVTLAIAAATDYAIFLIGRYQEARRAGEDRESAYYTMFHGTAHVVLASGLTIAGATLCLHFTRLPYFQTMGIPLSVGMVIVVAAALTMGPAVISVLSRFGRILEPKRVTQSRGWHRIGTATVRWPGAILVCAIVASLIGLITLPGYHTTYNDRIYLPEDVPANVGYAAAFRHFSEAKMNPDLMMIETDRDLRNPADFLVIDKIAKALKAVHGIAQVQTITRPDGDPIKHSTIPYTLGQNGTSQIMNNDYMQTNLDNMLKQADDLQMSIDAMTEMMNIQTDLAAVSQRMADKMKTTSGDISSVRDHLADFDDQFRPLRNYLYWEPHCFDIPMCWSLRSVFDSLDGIGTMSDDFQDLVPDMQRMADLMPRMVAVMPAQIQSMKNQKRTLLNQYQVQKAQQNQTMAMQENSTAMGEAFDAAKNDDSFYLPPEAFQTADFQRGIKLFMSPDGHAVRFTIIHQGDPLTQEGTSRIEPLKVAAADAIKGTPFEGAKIYLGGSAAMYNDMQLGANYDLLIVAASALILIFIIMMVLTRAVVASAVIVGTVVLSLASAFGLSVLLWQHVVGIPLHWMVLPMSVIVLLAVGADYNLLLVSRVKEEIHAGLKTGIIRAMVGTGAVVTAAGLVFAFTMASMAVSNLIIIGQVGTTIGLGLLFDTLVVRSLMTPSIATLLGRWFWWPQRVRQRPVPQPWPKAIQRNPEEALA comes from the coding sequence ATGAGCGCGCCGACGGACGACGCTCCGACCGACGCCATACCGGCGGCACGCCACGCCGCGCCCCCGCGGCCGCGCCTTCCGCGGTTCATCCGAACGTTCGCGGTACCGATCATCCTGGCGTGGATTGCGATCGTGGCCGTTCTCAACACCGTCGTCCCGCAGCTCGAGGAAGTGGGCAAGCTGCGCGCGGTGTCGATGAGCCCCAACGACGCGCCATCGATGATTGCCACTAAGCGGGTCGGCAAGGTGTTCCAGGAATACGACACCAGCAGCTCGGTGATGATCGTGCTCGAAGGCGATCAGCCCTTGGGTGCCGATGCCCACGACTTCTACGACAAGATGGTTCGGGATCTGCGCGCCGACACCACCCACGTGCAGCACGTCCAGGACTTCTGGGGCGATTCTCTGACCGCTAAAGGCGCACAGAGTGCCGACGGCAAGGCCGCCTATGTCCAGGTCTACATCGCAGGCGATCAGGGTGAAACGCTGGCCAACGAGTCGGTCGAGGCGGTGCGCCACATCGCCACCGAAAGTCCCGCTCCGCCAGGCGTGAAGGCGTACGTCACAGGACCCGCGGCGACGAGCACCGATCAGAATGCCGTCGGCGACAAGAGCATGGAAATGATCGAGATGGTGACCTTCGCGGTCATCGCGGTCATGCTGTTGGGGGTTTACCGGTCTGTCATCACCATGCTCATCGTGATGGTGATGGTGGTACTCGAACTGTCCGCGGCCCGGGGGTTGGTGGCATTCCTGGGATTCCACAACGTCTTCGGGCTGACGACCTTCGCCACGAACCTGGTGGTCACCTTGGCCATCGCCGCGGCCACCGACTACGCGATCTTCCTGATCGGTCGATATCAGGAGGCGCGGCGGGCCGGTGAAGACCGAGAATCGGCCTACTACACCATGTTCCATGGCACAGCGCATGTTGTGCTGGCCTCGGGCCTGACGATCGCCGGTGCGACGCTGTGCCTGCACTTCACCCGGTTGCCGTACTTCCAGACGATGGGTATCCCGTTGTCGGTCGGCATGGTGATCGTCGTGGCCGCGGCGCTGACCATGGGGCCCGCCGTCATCTCGGTGTTGAGCCGCTTCGGCCGCATCCTGGAGCCGAAACGCGTGACCCAGTCTCGCGGATGGCATCGGATCGGCACCGCCACAGTGCGGTGGCCCGGCGCAATCCTGGTGTGCGCCATCGTCGCATCGCTGATCGGCCTGATCACTCTGCCCGGGTACCACACGACCTACAACGACCGCATCTACTTGCCCGAGGACGTTCCCGCGAACGTCGGCTACGCGGCCGCCTTCCGGCACTTCTCCGAGGCCAAGATGAACCCGGACCTGATGATGATCGAGACCGATCGCGATCTGCGGAACCCGGCGGACTTCCTGGTCATCGACAAGATCGCCAAGGCGCTCAAGGCCGTTCATGGCATCGCCCAGGTGCAGACCATCACGCGACCCGACGGGGATCCGATCAAGCATTCGACGATCCCGTACACGCTGGGCCAGAACGGCACCAGCCAGATCATGAACAACGACTACATGCAGACCAATCTCGACAACATGCTCAAACAGGCCGACGACCTTCAGATGAGCATCGACGCGATGACCGAGATGATGAACATCCAGACGGACCTCGCCGCGGTGTCGCAGCGCATGGCCGACAAGATGAAGACCACCTCTGGTGACATCTCGTCGGTTCGGGACCACCTGGCAGACTTCGACGACCAGTTCCGGCCGCTCCGAAATTACCTCTACTGGGAACCGCACTGCTTCGACATTCCGATGTGCTGGTCCCTGCGGTCGGTCTTCGACAGCCTCGACGGCATCGGCACGATGTCCGACGACTTCCAGGATCTGGTTCCCGACATGCAGCGCATGGCCGACCTGATGCCGCGGATGGTCGCCGTGATGCCGGCACAGATCCAGTCCATGAAGAATCAGAAGCGGACGCTGCTGAACCAGTACCAGGTGCAGAAGGCTCAGCAGAACCAGACGATGGCGATGCAGGAGAACTCCACCGCCATGGGCGAGGCGTTCGATGCGGCCAAGAACGACGACTCGTTCTACCTGCCGCCGGAAGCGTTCCAGACTGCCGACTTCCAGCGCGGGATCAAGCTTTTCATGTCGCCCGACGGACATGCGGTGCGGTTCACCATCATTCACCAGGGTGACCCGCTGACACAGGAGGGAACCTCACGTATCGAGCCGCTCAAGGTCGCGGCGGCCGACGCGATCAAGGGGACACCGTTCGAGGGAGCCAAGATCTATCTGGGCGGCAGCGCAGCCATGTACAACGACATGCAGCTGGGCGCCAACTACGATCTGCTCATCGTCGCGGCGTCCGCGTTGATCCTGATCTTCATCATCATGATGGTGCTCACCCGTGCCGTGGTGGCTTCGGCGGTGATCGTCGGCACGGTGGTGCTCAGTCTGGCCTCGGCATTCGGCTTGTCGGTGCTGCTGTGGCAACACGTCGTGGGCATCCCGCTGCACTGGATGGTGCTGCCGATGTCGGTCATCGTCCTACTTGCCGTCGGCGCGGATTACAACCTGCTGCTGGTCTCCCGCGTGAAAGAAGAGATCCACGCGGGTTTGAAGACCGGCATCATCCGAGCCATGGTCGGCACCGGTGCCGTGGTCACGGCCGCCGGTCTGGTCTTCGCCTTCACCATGGCGTCGATGGCGGTCAGCAATCTGATCATCATCGGCCAGGTCGGCACCACCATCGGCCTCGGCTTGCTGTTCGACACCCTCGTGGTCCGGAGTTTGATGACACCGTCGATCGCCACGCTGCTCGGCCGCTGGTTCTGGTGGCCACAGCGGGTCCGTCAGCGCCCGGTGCCGCAACCCTGGCCGAAGGCGATCCAACGCAACCCCGAGGAGGCGTTGGCCTGA